One window of Chionomys nivalis chromosome 18, mChiNiv1.1, whole genome shotgun sequence genomic DNA carries:
- the Lce6a gene encoding late cornified envelope protein 6A has protein sequence MSQQKQQPQELPNAPKFPPPQSPDPCLKTFSSSYGISCSASSSSHSQRPGLPNTAGRRIVHHPQPRCLRGGTTYHCKEEEC, from the coding sequence ATGTCACAACAGAAGCAACAACCTCAGGAGCTCCCAAATGCTCCCAAATTTCCACCTCCCCAGAGCCCAGACCCCTGTCTGAAGACCTTCTCATCTTCTTATGGGATTTCATGTTCAGCAAGCTCTTCTTCACACTCCCAAAGGCCAGGGCTTCCGAACACTGCTGGACGCAGGATAGTTCACCACCCACAGCCCCGCTGCCTCAGGGGTGGTACCACCTACCACTGCAAAGAGGAAGAGTGCTAA
- the Lce7a gene encoding late cornified envelope protein 7A, with protein MSSQQTKQKCQLSPKCPPKCPLPGPWALAPCLPPRAPPAPSCCVSTCCISGFGGRCSLVSHRFPRFYLRQPRRSDCPENESPGCSSCCHSSGNCS; from the coding sequence ATGTCCTCCCAGCAAACGAAGCAGAAGTGCCAGCTCTCTCCTAAGTGTCCACCCAAGTGCCCCCTTCCAGGTCCCTGGGCTCTTGCTCCATGCCTCCCTCCCAGggcccctccagccccctcctgctGTGTTTCCACCTGCTGCATTTCCGGCTTCGGAGGCAGGTGCTCCTTAGTGTCTCACCGGTTTCCTCGATTCTACCTTCGCCAGCCTCGGCGCTCTGACTGCCCTGAGAACGAGTCCCCAGGATGTTCTAGCTGTTGTCACAGCTCTGGAAACTGCAGTTGA